The following proteins are encoded in a genomic region of Gymnogyps californianus isolate 813 chromosome 19, ASM1813914v2, whole genome shotgun sequence:
- the LOC127024156 gene encoding leucine-rich repeat-containing protein 45 isoform X1, with product MEEFRRAYARLCAAGGAAPQEAVLRRLRELGGAPGRGRLDLAAQSLSLETCGALGRLLPGAAPFAEVALGDCGLSEEGVKLLLHGLCSNTTVKSLDLKGNNLRTVGAEALGKLLRQNKSIRSLILEWNSLGVWEEGFSFFCQGLGANNFLQRLDLRNNQINHQGAGELAVALKQNASLQELDLRWNNIGLLGGRALLNCLHSNKTLKRLELAGNNVPSDILKAVEQAMDHNQDRQTILSETQNRTYILSKEVLSLKDEKTKQFLDLMDTIDKQREEIARSGRMSAVRISQLQEALDEQHSIMNSLKAKLQMTEAALALSEQKVHNLGELLNATKQEQTSMAERHFTELQQQKQEGADREGKLLRDLSAASEKNLLLRNQVDELEKKCKVQQDQLFQVKQDLTNTTAELKLRAVQAEERLEMEKRRFKQSLEDMESLRVKEVDHMTQHIEASERSMQDRIQRLEAIRIALEEELSQVKAAALTERGQAEEELIKVRNQARLEEQQRLEHLEEKLRLMTESRDEAQNSCLKQKQMVSEAQAKANQLSLHADGLRRRLEELQQDLNSKEEEKVTEVNKVKVELQEQIGHLQAERTAQDGLREKIAALERQLKALSSNHREALLDKEGEISMLLEKLRMKEADISRMREEEAQRASFLQNAIMAYVQGSPLGTHSSRK from the exons atGGAGGAGTTCCGGCGGGCCTACGCGCGGCTgtgcgcggcgggcggcgcggcaCCGCAGGAGGCCGTGCTGCGGCGGCTGCGGGAGCTCGGCGGGGcgccgggccgcggccgcctAGACCTGGCGGCGCAGAGCCTCTCGCTGGAGACGTGCGGCGCGCTGGGCCGGCTGCTGCCCGGCGCCGCGCCCTTCGCCGAGGTGGCGCTCGGCGACTGCGGCCTGAGCGAGGAAG GTGTAAAACTTCTGTTGCATGGTCTTTGCTCCAACACCACAGTCAAATCTTTGGACTTGAAG GGAAATAACCTGCGAACCGTGGGAGCTGAGGCTTTGGGAAAACTTCTTAGGCAGAACAAATCCATCAGGAG CCTAATCTTGGAATGGAACAGCCTTGGCGTGTGGGAGGAGggcttctcctttttctgccaaGGACTGGGAGCAAACAACTTTCTCCAGCGGCTAGATCTGCGCAATAACCAGATCAACCATCAAGGGGCCGGAGAGCTGGCCGTGGCACTGAAACAAAATGCCAGCCTTCAGGAGCTGG ATTTGCGTTGGAATAATATTGGGCTTCTGGGTGGCCGAGCTTTGCTGAACTGCCTGCACAGCAACAAGACCCTGAagaggctggagctggctgggaacAACGTTCCTAGTGACATCTTGAAAGCTGTGG AACAAGCCATGGATCACAACCAAGACCGTCAGACTATCCTGAGCGAGACCCAGAACCGAACATACATACTCAGCAAGGAGGTTTTGAGCCTGAAGGATGAGAAGACCAAGCAG TTCTTGGATTTGATGGACACTATAGacaagcagagagaagaaatagcGAGGAGTGGCAG GATGTCTGCAGTGCGAATCAGCCAGCTGCAGGAAGCGTTGGATGAGCAGCACTCTATTATGAATTCACTGAAAGCCAA GCTGCAGATGACTgaagctgccctggctctgtcTGAGCAAAAGGTGCACAATCTGGGAGAGCTACTGAATGCCACAAAACAGGAACAAACCAGCATGGCTGAGCGCCACTTTACGGAGctccagcagcaaaagcag GAAGGTGCTGATCGGGAAGGCAAGCTTTTGCGTGACTTGTCTGCTGCCAGtgagaaaaatctgcttttaagaAACCAG GTGGATGAGTTGGAGAAGAAGTGCAAAGTTCAGCAGGATCAGCTATTCCAGGTGAAACAAGACTTGACCAACacaacagcagagctgaagctgcGGGCCGTGCAGGCTGAGG AACGCCtggaaatggagaagagaagatttaAACAAAGCCTTGAAGACATGGAATCCCTTCGGGTAAAAGAG gtgGATCATATGACACAGCACATTGAGGCCAGTGAACGTTCCATGCAGGACAGGATCCAGAGGCTGGAGGCCATCAGGATAGCCCTGGAGGAG GAGCTGAGCCAAGTCAAAGCAGCTGCACTCACAGAGCGAggccaggcagaggaggagttAATAAAAGTCCGGAATCAGGCACGGCTGGAGGAG CAGCAACGACTAGAACACCTAGAAGAGAAGCTGCGGCTGATGACTGAGTCACGAGATGAAGCTCAGAACAGCTGCCTTAAGCAAAAACAAATGGTTTCTGAGGCCCAAGCCAAAGCCAATCAGTTGAGCCTGCATGCTGATGGACTCAGAAGGCGGCTAGAGGAACTTCAGCAG GACCTGAACAgtaaggaagaggagaaagtgaCAGAGGTGAATAAAGTGAAAGTGGAATTACAGGAGCAGATTGGACACCTGCAGGCTGAACGCACAGCACAGGACGGGCTGAGAGAGAAGATTGCAGCCCTGGAGAGACAGCTGAAAG CCCTATCAAGTAATCACCGCGAGGCACTGCTGGACAAAGAAGGTGAAATCTCTatgctgctggagaagctgaGAATGAAAGAGGCTGACATCTCCAGGATGAGGGAAGAAGAGGCCCAGCGAGCAAGTTTCTTGCAGAATGCCATCATGGCATATGTGCAGGGCTCCCCCTTGGGAACCCACAGTTCTAGGAAATGA
- the CENPX gene encoding centromere protein X: MAERDSRAGGFRKETVDRLLRLHFRDGRTRVNGDAQLLMAEMLKVFVREAAARAARQAQAEDLEKVDIEHVEKVLPQLLLDF; this comes from the exons ATGGCGGAGCGGGACAGCCGCGCCGGCGGCTTCAGGAAG GAGACCGTGGACCGGCTGCTCCGCCTCCACTTCCGGGACGGGAGGACCCGAG TTAACGGCGACGCGCAGCTGCTGATGGCGGAGATGCTGAAGGTCTTCGTCCGAG AAGCAGCGGCACGAGCAGCACGGCAGGCTCAGGCGGAGGACCTGGAGAAAGTGGATATTGAACATGTGGAGAAAGTGCTGCCACAACTG CTTCTAGATTTCTAG